Proteins co-encoded in one Apodemus sylvaticus chromosome 6, mApoSyl1.1, whole genome shotgun sequence genomic window:
- the Rdh14 gene encoding retinol dehydrogenase 14, whose translation MHPARKVMAVASVAAALLAALGGALWLAARRFSGPRGQRRQGGGDPGLMHGKTVLITGANSGLGRATAAELLRLGARVIMGCRDRARAEEAAGQLRQELCQAGGSGPDATDGQLVVKELDLASLRSVRAFCQELLQEEPRLDVLINNAGVFQCPYTKTEDGFEMQFGVNHLGHFLLTNLLLGLLKSSAPSRIVVVSSKLYKYGDINFEDLNSEQSYNKSFCYSRSKLANILFTRELARRLEGTNVTVNVLHPGIVRTNLGRHIHIPLLARPLFNLVSWAFFKTPLEGAQTSIYLASSPDVEGVSGKYFGDCKEEELLPKAMDESMARKLWDISEVMVGILK comes from the exons ATGCACCCGGCCCGGAAGGTTATGGCAGTGGCTAGTGTGGCCGCAGCGCTCCTGGCCGCACTGGGCGGGGCGCTGTGGCTGGCGGCCCGGCGGTTCTCTGGGCCAAGAGGCCAGCGGCGGCAGGGAGGCGGGGACCCGGGCCTCATGCACGGGAAGACAGTGCTGATCACCGGAGCAAACAGCGGCCTGGGCCGTGCCACGGCCGCTGAGCTGCTGCGCCTGGGGGCGCGGGTCATCATGGGATGTCGGGACCGCGCTCGAGCGGAGGAGGCGGCGGGTCAGCTCAGGCAGGAGCTCTGTCAGGCTGGGGGTTCCGGGCCCGACGCCACCGATGGCCAGCTGGTCGTTAAGGAGCTGGACCTTGCCTCGCTGCGCTCAGTGCGAGCCTTCTGCCAAGAATTGCTACAG GAGGAGCCCAGGCTAGACGTGCTGATCAATAATGCAGGGGTTTTCCAGTGCCCATATACGAAGACTGAAGATGGGTTTGAGATGCAGTTTGGAGTGAACCATCTGGGCCACTTCCTACTCACCAATCTTCTCCTGGGACTCCTCAAAAGTTCGGCTCCCAGCAGGATTGTAGTCGTTTCTTCCAAACTTTATAAATATGGAGACATCAACTTTGAAGACTTGAACAGTGAACAAAGCTATAATAAAAGCTTCTGTTATAGTCGAAGCAAACTTGCTAACATTCTTTTCACAAGAGAACTAGCCCGTCGCTTAGAAGGAACAAATGTGACTGTCAATGTGCTGCATCCTGGCATTGTGCGAACAAACCTGGGGAGGCATATACATATCCCACTGCTGGCAAGACCACTTTTCAATTTGGTATCCTGGGCTTTTTTCAAAACTCCATTAGAAGGGGCCCAGACTTCCATCTACTTAGCCTCTTCACCCGATGTAGAAGGTGTGTCAGGAAAGTACTTTGGTGATTGTAAGGAGGAAGAACTCTTGCCCAAAGCTATGGATGAGTCAATGGCAAGAAAACTCTGGGATATCAGCGAAGTTATGGTTGGCATTCTAAAATAA